In Nymphaea colorata isolate Beijing-Zhang1983 chromosome 3, ASM883128v2, whole genome shotgun sequence, a genomic segment contains:
- the LOC116250610 gene encoding shikimate O-hydroxycinnamoyltransferase-like, with protein sequence MRITLKDSTTVLPANETPRHCLWISNLDFVAIRAHTPSVYFYRPDGSHNFFDIKLMKESLSRALVPFYPIAGRLRHGEGGRPEVDCNGCGALFVEAVAEGKLDDLGDFAPTMEMIQLIPKVDYSDVQFL encoded by the coding sequence ATGAGGATTACACTGAAAGATTCGACCACAGTTCTTCCAGCAAATGAGACCCCGCGACATTGCTTATGgatctcaaatttggattttgtgGCGATCAGGGCTCACACCCCAAGCGTCTACTTTTACAGACCTGACGGCAGCCACAACTTCTTTGACATCAAATTGATGAAGGAGTCGCTGAGTAGAGCACTTGTTCCCTTCTATCCGATCGCCGGAAGACTCCGGCACGGTGAAGGCGGCCGCCCGGAGGTCGACTGCAATGGCTGTGGTGCCCTCTTCGTGGAGGCAGTTGCAGAGGGCAAGTTAGATGATCTTGGAGATTTTGCTCCCACCATGGAGATGATTCAGCTAATTCCTAAGGTTGACTACTCGGATGTACAGTTCCTATGA